In Bactrocera neohumeralis isolate Rockhampton unplaced genomic scaffold, APGP_CSIRO_Bneo_wtdbg2-racon-allhic-juicebox.fasta_v2 cluster10, whole genome shotgun sequence, the genomic stretch CATTATTTAAGTATTCTCTAACTGCACTTTTTCTCTTTTCAGATAATTCATAAAAGCGAAGAAATGGCCCAACAAAAGATCGTCCACGAATGTAAGGTGCTAATTCGAAAAGTTCATCAATTAGTATGCCGACTGACTGGCCAAGAAATCGACAACACCCAAACAAAAATTGCTTTCATCCTACCCTTAACAACACTATCTGCAGCTTTAAAAATGGGTGAAAGACTAAAATCCGAAGAATTTGCTAAAGCAACGGTTAGTTATGTGTACAATTTCTTCACTAaacaacatttattttgcaaactattttcaaactataggtaaagtttattttaaggATGAAAGGCATTCCCGAAAGGGTGTGTGATGTGTTGCGGCATCTGCACACTGATGAATTCCTGATTTTATGTAATTGGGACGGTAGGGGAGGCAAACAACCGCTATCAAAATCTCTATTGTCCAACATATTATATGgtaaatttaatacatacatatttacctaaaaagatgcattttaaattgatttttaattgcatttttttttagatccTTTCATCACATGTGGATTTGCAAATTTCGAACAACAAATTCGGAAGTCCATCAAAAAGAGCCACCATAgatataagcaaaaaaatataggaAGCGAAAAGCTGAGGAatcataatattataattattttttcgatatatatgtatatatataataatttatttatatagaaataatttttaaatgaaaaaaaaaattaatgtaatgtactataaatctaaataaaatgattttattattattaaaattaataaaaacattgtaaTAAAAAAGATCTTTATAATTTTGTGTTTGGAACTTTAGGTTGAAGGAATGTCAAACGAATGTCAAACGAATGTCAAACTTTCCTGAAAGCAGTTCTGTTGATTTGTCCCGAATTTAATGAAAGTGTCAGAAAGAAGGATATAGTTTTATTGCAGCAGAAAATATGTGAGCGAGAAGGTGATAAAACATCACATGTCTATAAAAGTTTTGGGAGCTTTTTTGATTCGCCCTTAAGAACGTGATGGGAAAGAGTGACAACTAAACCGGCACGCGTTACCGGCAAGTCATTAGGTAACATGACCGTCACTGCTctaaccagagataaagagatgaacactctcctgtcactggaaagtgagaaccgctcacctaccaaACTTCGACAGTTGACCGGATctggtaggttttgacgttttgcgaTTGGAATGACTGAAACGGCCgaattgaaattataccaaaacaagtaaagaagggctaagttgtggtgtcaccgaacatgttatactctcgcttgataaagtgataatcgagatttcattatacgtcatttacatatttttcaaataccgtatttttgtaaagttttaaaggctgggtgcagcttccttctgccatttcttccgtaaaatttagtgtttctgacgttttttgttagtgattttcaacataacctttgtatgggaggtgggcgtggtttttattcgatttcttccatttttgaattgtatatggaaatgcctgaaggaaacgactctatagagtttggttgacatagctatagtagtttacgagatatgtacaaaaaacttagtttggggcggggccacgcccacttttccaaaaaaattacgtccaaatatgcccctccctaatgcgatcctttgtgcaaattttcactttaacatctttatttatggcttagttatgacattttataagttttcggttttcgccattttgtgggcgtggcagtgggccgattttgcccatcttcgaacctaaccttcttatggagccaagaaatacgtgtaccaagtttcatcatgaaatctcaatttttactcaaattacagcttacacggacggacagacagacagacagacatccggatttcaactctactcgtcatcctgatcactttggtacatataaccctatatctgactcttttagttttaggacttacaaacaaccgttatgtgaaaaatactataatactctccttagcaactttgttgcgagagtataaaaatgtattaacgGAGGgattttttgtaacaaaaaactgtaacaaatcta encodes the following:
- the LOC126765223 gene encoding uncharacterized protein LOC126765223 isoform X3, with the protein product MLKTISPQLEELSSRVGNMEKKMDSSLKENIIHKSEEMAQQKIVHECKVLIRKVHQLVCRLTGQEIDNTQTKIAFILPLTTLSAALKMGERLKSEEFAKATVKFILRMKGIPERVCDVLRHLHTDEFLILCNWDGRGGKQPLSKSLLSNILYDPFITCGFANFEQQIRKSIKKSHHRYKQKNIGSEKLRNHNIIIIFSIYMYIYNNLFI
- the LOC126765223 gene encoding uncharacterized protein LOC126765223 isoform X1 — translated: MHQLTLKRKKFNISGCYNSEASFSKQQVNNLSVDGNDVFNMLKTISPQLEELSSRVGNMEKKMDSSLKENIIHKSEEMAQQKIVHECKVLIRKVHQLVCRLTGQEIDNTQTKIAFILPLTTLSAALKMGERLKSEEFAKATFILRMKGIPERVCDVLRHLHTDEFLILCNWDGRGGKQPLSKSLLSNILYDPFITCGFANFEQQIRKSIKKSHHRYKQKNIGSEKLRNHNIIIIFSIYMYIYNNLFI
- the LOC126765223 gene encoding uncharacterized protein LOC126765223 isoform X2, with translation MHQLTLKRKKFNISGCYNSEASFSKQQVNNLSVDGNDVFNMLKTISPQLEELSSRVGNMEKKMDSSLKENIIHKSEEMAQQKIVHECKVLIRKVHQLVCRLTGQEIDNTQTKIAFILPLTTLSAALKMGERLKSEEFAKATDERHSRKGV